A window of Dysgonomonadaceae bacterium PH5-43 contains these coding sequences:
- a CDS encoding glycerol-3-phosphate dehydrogenase (NAD(P)+) (product_source=KO:K00057; cath_funfam=1.10.1040.10,3.40.50.720; cog=COG0240; ko=KO:K00057; pfam=PF01210,PF07479; superfamily=48179,51735) → MNSPGKIGIMGGGSWATAIAKIISMTQSNFNWYMRRPEQIEEFQKFGHNPFYLTGVKFNVENISFYDDINEVVENSDIIIFAIPSPFLKQHLLKLTASLKNKVIISAIKGIVPDENMLVSAYFNKFYGVDNDNIVTLGGPCHAEEVALEKLSYLTVGCSNEERALAMSNIFKTHFIKTSTSSDVIGIEYASVLKNVYAIVSGICHGLKYGDNFQAIFISNSIMEMDKFTDAVSPMERNICSSAYLGDLLVTAYSRFSRNRIFGTMIGKGYSVKTAQLEMEMIAEGYFGTKCIKEINNEYKVEMPILDTVYSILYERKSAVPAIRKLTETFK, encoded by the coding sequence TAAAATTGGTATAATGGGAGGTGGCAGTTGGGCTACTGCAATTGCTAAAATTATTTCAATGACGCAATCTAATTTCAATTGGTATATGCGTCGTCCTGAACAAATAGAGGAATTTCAAAAGTTCGGTCATAACCCTTTCTACTTAACAGGAGTAAAATTCAATGTTGAGAATATTTCTTTTTACGACGACATTAACGAAGTTGTTGAGAATAGTGATATTATAATATTTGCAATTCCATCTCCTTTCTTAAAGCAACACTTGCTAAAACTAACAGCCTCTCTTAAAAATAAAGTTATTATATCTGCTATAAAGGGGATTGTACCTGATGAAAATATGCTGGTATCAGCTTATTTCAATAAATTTTATGGTGTAGATAATGACAATATCGTTACTTTGGGAGGACCTTGCCATGCAGAAGAGGTTGCTCTGGAAAAACTTTCTTACCTTACCGTGGGGTGCTCAAATGAAGAGAGAGCTCTGGCTATGTCGAACATATTCAAAACTCATTTCATTAAAACATCTACAAGTTCAGATGTTATTGGTATAGAATATGCATCGGTTCTTAAAAACGTTTATGCAATAGTATCTGGAATTTGTCACGGACTTAAATATGGTGATAATTTTCAAGCTATATTCATTTCTAATTCAATAATGGAGATGGATAAATTTACAGATGCTGTGAGTCCGATGGAACGAAATATTTGTAGTTCCGCTTACCTTGGAGACTTATTGGTAACCGCCTACTCTCGTTTTAGTAGAAACAGAATATTTGGCACAATGATAGGCAAAGGCTATTCAGTAAAAACAGCTCAATTAGAAATGGAAATGATTGCCGAAGGTTATTTTGGAACTAAATGTATCAAAGAAATAAACAACGAATACAAGGTAGAAATGCCTATATTAGACACTGTTTACTCTATACTTTACGAAAGAAAATCGGCTGTACCTGCTATTAGAAAACTTACAGAAACTTTTAAGTAA